Proteins encoded in a region of the Apilactobacillus apisilvae genome:
- the pstB gene encoding phosphate ABC transporter ATP-binding protein PstB, giving the protein MKTYNLNENFIAKFDNEKAIAAKKINVFYGTHHSIFNADLEFPRFSITALIGSSGSGKSTFLRCLNRMNDTVAKVDGNIMYRDVDINTKGVNVYEVRKHIGMVFQRPNPFAKTIRDNITFALKKHGIKNKNELNQRVESSLKEAALWDEVKDKLDKSALSLSGGQAQRLCIARTIAMKPDILLLDEPASALDPISTSKVEETLKNLKDKYTVIIVTHNMQQASRVSDYTAFFHSGHVLEFDKTANIFTNPKIKATEDYISGNFG; this is encoded by the coding sequence ATGAAAACATATAACTTAAATGAAAATTTTATCGCCAAGTTTGATAACGAAAAAGCAATTGCTGCAAAAAAAATCAATGTATTTTATGGTACTCATCATTCAATTTTTAATGCTGATTTAGAATTTCCTCGATTTAGTATTACTGCGCTAATCGGTTCATCTGGATCTGGAAAATCAACTTTTCTAAGATGCTTAAATCGGATGAATGACACAGTCGCAAAAGTTGATGGTAATATTATGTACCGTGATGTAGATATCAATACTAAAGGAGTTAATGTTTACGAAGTTAGAAAACATATTGGAATGGTTTTTCAAAGACCAAACCCATTTGCTAAAACAATTCGTGATAATATAACGTTTGCCTTAAAAAAACATGGTATTAAAAATAAAAATGAATTGAATCAAAGAGTGGAAAGTAGCTTAAAAGAAGCGGCTTTATGGGATGAAGTTAAAGATAAATTGGATAAAAGTGCTTTATCACTTTCAGGTGGACAAGCCCAAAGACTATGTATTGCTAGAACCATTGCAATGAAACCTGATATTTTATTATTAGATGAGCCTGCAAGTGCTTTAGATCCGATATCGACCTCTAAAGTAGAAGAAACTCTCAAAAATTTAAAAGATAAATATACAGTAATCATTGTTACTCATAATATGCAACAAGCATCACGAGTTAGTGATTATACAGCCTTTTTTCATTCTGGACACGTTTTAGAATTTGATAAGACTGCTAACATTTTTACAAACCCTAAAATTAAAGCGACTGAAGATTATATTTCTGGTAATTTTGGATAG
- a CDS encoding phosphate ABC transporter substrate-binding protein PstS family protein, protein MLNLKKFIAIISVFIISGALLTACGSSSSKTKITVVGSTALQPLVEETANEYQEGNNNVSITVQGGGSGTGLSQLQSKAVTIGNSDVFAENQNGIDAKKMIDHKVAVVGMAPVLNKSIGVKNLSMSQLRAIFTGEIQNWKQVGGKNQKIEVINRVKGSGTRATFEDNVLKGKSAIKSQEQDSNGTVKRIVASTPGAISYLAFSFIDKTLQPVSIDNIQPNDKNVEDNSWKIWSYEHMYTNKDINKETKKFLEYVQSKNVQNSLVKKLGYISIHNMKVTKDDKNKIIE, encoded by the coding sequence ATGTTAAATTTAAAAAAATTTATAGCTATTATTTCGGTCTTTATTATTTCTGGTGCATTGTTAACAGCTTGTGGCAGTAGTAGTTCTAAAACTAAAATTACGGTAGTAGGCTCTACGGCCTTACAACCACTAGTTGAAGAAACTGCTAATGAATATCAGGAAGGTAATAATAACGTTTCAATTACAGTTCAAGGTGGCGGATCAGGAACTGGACTTAGCCAATTACAATCAAAGGCTGTAACCATTGGTAATTCAGATGTATTTGCTGAAAATCAAAACGGAATTGATGCTAAAAAGATGATTGATCATAAAGTTGCTGTTGTTGGCATGGCACCAGTTTTGAATAAATCAATTGGTGTAAAAAATTTATCAATGAGTCAATTAAGAGCTATATTCACTGGTGAAATTCAGAATTGGAAACAAGTTGGTGGTAAAAATCAAAAGATTGAAGTTATTAATCGTGTTAAAGGTAGCGGTACTAGAGCAACTTTTGAAGATAATGTCTTAAAGGGAAAATCGGCGATTAAATCACAAGAACAAGATTCTAATGGTACGGTTAAAAGAATCGTTGCAAGTACACCTGGAGCAATTAGTTATTTAGCATTTTCTTTTATTGATAAAACATTGCAACCTGTATCTATTGATAATATTCAACCTAATGATAAAAATGTAGAAGATAACTCTTGGAAAATCTGGTCTTATGAACATATGTATACTAATAAAGATATTAATAAAGAGACTAAAAAATTTTTAGAATATGTTCAATCAAAGAATGTGCAAAATTCATTGGTTAAAAAGTTAGGTTACATTAGTATTCATAATATGAAAGTTACTAAAGATGATAAAAACAAAATTATTGAATAG
- the pstB gene encoding phosphate ABC transporter ATP-binding protein PstB translates to MTSILQTENVHLYYGESEALHGFDLSFNENEITALIGPSGCGKSTFLRCLNRMNDLRPNVTINGSFKFQDEDIYAPSTDLTELRKNIGMVFQQPNPFPFSVYDNVAYGLKISGMKDKDKIDKIVENSLKEAAIWDEVKDDLNKSALSFSGGQQQRICIARVLAVKPKIILMDEPTSALDPISSSKIEDTLVNLKKDFTIIMVTHNMQQASRISDKTAFLLNGDLIEYDSTKKMFINPNKQKTSDYLNGEFG, encoded by the coding sequence ATGACAAGTATTTTACAAACAGAAAACGTTCATTTATATTACGGTGAATCTGAGGCCTTGCATGGTTTTGATTTAAGTTTTAATGAAAATGAAATTACCGCACTAATTGGTCCATCTGGTTGTGGAAAATCAACTTTCTTGAGATGCTTGAATCGAATGAATGATTTAAGACCCAATGTGACAATTAATGGCAGCTTTAAGTTTCAAGACGAAGATATTTATGCACCATCAACTGATTTAACCGAGTTACGTAAAAATATCGGGATGGTTTTTCAACAACCTAATCCATTTCCTTTTTCTGTGTATGATAATGTAGCTTACGGTTTAAAAATATCAGGAATGAAGGATAAAGATAAAATTGATAAAATCGTTGAAAATAGTTTAAAAGAAGCTGCCATTTGGGATGAAGTTAAAGATGATTTAAATAAAAGTGCATTATCTTTTTCAGGTGGACAACAGCAAAGAATTTGCATCGCCAGAGTTTTAGCGGTAAAGCCTAAAATTATCTTGATGGATGAACCTACCAGTGCATTGGATCCAATTTCTAGTTCTAAAATTGAAGATACTTTAGTTAATTTGAAAAAAGATTTTACTATTATTATGGTTACTCATAATATGCAACAAGCTTCTAGAATTTCTGATAAGACTGCATTTTTATTAAACGGTGATTTAATTGAATACGATTCAACCAAAAAAATGTTTATTAATCCTAATAAGCAAAAAACTAGTGATTATTTAAATGGTGAATTTGGATAG
- the pstA gene encoding phosphate ABC transporter permease PstA, translated as MNPKTTNKIAIGVIYSFVALVVAILISLIGYILVTGVPHISWHFLTAKSQSFLAGGGIRDQLFNSVYLLFLTLLLSFPIALGSGIYLAEYAPKNWITDVIRTTIEVLSSLPSVVVGLFCYLLFVVQMHIGFSILSGAIALTFFNLPLLTRNIEDSLKSVSNLQREAGLSLGLSNWKTIMGIVLPAAVPGIITGIILSAGRVFGEAAALIYTAGQSAPIIDYANWNIFSDNSFLNPMRPAETLAVHIWKVNSEGITPDANLVSSGSSAVLIIVILIFNLSAHWLGRLLYKKMTSNS; from the coding sequence ATGAATCCAAAGACAACTAATAAAATTGCAATTGGTGTTATTTACTCATTTGTAGCATTAGTGGTTGCAATTTTAATATCATTAATTGGTTATATTTTGGTTACTGGAGTTCCACATATTTCTTGGCACTTCTTAACCGCAAAATCTCAATCATTTTTAGCAGGTGGCGGAATTAGAGATCAGTTATTTAATTCAGTTTACTTATTATTTTTAACATTATTGTTATCTTTTCCAATTGCTTTAGGATCTGGAATTTATTTGGCAGAATATGCTCCAAAAAATTGGATTACTGATGTTATTAGAACGACAATTGAAGTCCTAAGCTCATTGCCTTCAGTAGTAGTTGGATTATTTTGTTACCTATTATTCGTAGTTCAAATGCATATTGGATTCTCAATTCTGTCTGGTGCCATTGCACTAACATTCTTTAATTTACCTTTATTAACAAGAAATATTGAAGATTCACTAAAATCAGTTTCTAATCTACAAAGGGAGGCTGGTTTATCATTAGGTTTATCGAACTGGAAAACAATCATGGGGATTGTTTTACCAGCTGCAGTTCCTGGAATTATTACTGGAATTATTTTAAGTGCTGGAAGAGTTTTTGGTGAGGCAGCTGCATTAATTTACACAGCTGGTCAAAGTGCACCAATTATTGATTATGCAAACTGGAATATCTTTTCTGATAATAGTTTTTTAAATCCAATGCGACCAGCCGAAACTTTAGCCGTTCATATTTGGAAAGTTAATTCTGAAGGAATTACCCCAGATGCTAATCTAGTTTCTAGTGGATCATCAGCAGTTTTAATTATTGTAATACTAATCTTTAATTTATCGGCCCATTGGTTAGGTCGTCTTTTGTATAAGAAAATGACTTCTAATAGTTAA
- a CDS encoding DEAD/DEAH box helicase gives MLQQFEKYFKKLGYEQPTLIQSKVYPLIEKNHSVLGLSPTGSGKTVAFLMPSLANLKPNEGSQLMIIEPSQELAIQTARIARNWANLLGLKVLALTGGANIKRQTERLKKHPEVIVGTAGRLKNLIDDKKLKTHLFKTLIIDEADDLLQGETLTTVREIVDSMMSEIQLEFFSATETEILKELGHWFGNREIHIIDVRSEDHTQGEVKHGLMQVLRGNRNKMLARFQHISEFKALVFFNQTVDLNKTYSYFIHNHYTGVAKLTSDQNQNKREKAMNDFRLGRIKLLFTTDVAARGLDVPKLPAVVNYDLPDQAIEYIHRVGRTGRMGENGLVINFGDDHDLRDLKNLLKGYDYDLNPIYFFKNKIVDEIPESFIKAEKERKQREAIKRQENKKSAQNKVIPSPKKVNRTKHIESNPSKKSKKKNKHTKNKGMRKKWRNLDSRNSK, from the coding sequence ATGTTACAGCAATTTGAAAAATATTTTAAAAAATTAGGTTATGAACAACCAACCTTAATTCAATCAAAAGTTTATCCGCTAATTGAAAAAAATCATAGTGTATTAGGATTATCTCCAACCGGTTCTGGTAAAACAGTCGCATTTTTAATGCCCAGTTTAGCTAATTTAAAGCCAAATGAAGGTAGTCAATTGATGATTATAGAACCATCACAAGAATTAGCTATTCAGACTGCTAGAATAGCTAGAAATTGGGCTAATCTTTTAGGCCTAAAAGTTTTGGCATTAACTGGTGGAGCTAATATTAAGCGACAAACCGAACGCTTAAAGAAGCATCCAGAAGTTATTGTTGGAACGGCCGGTCGTTTAAAAAACTTAATTGATGATAAAAAGTTAAAAACTCATTTATTTAAAACTTTGATTATTGATGAAGCTGATGATCTATTACAAGGTGAAACTTTAACGACTGTTAGAGAAATCGTTGATTCAATGATGTCTGAAATTCAACTAGAATTTTTTTCAGCTACCGAAACTGAAATTTTAAAAGAATTAGGCCATTGGTTTGGAAATCGTGAAATCCATATAATTGATGTGCGTTCTGAAGATCATACACAAGGTGAAGTTAAACATGGATTGATGCAAGTTTTACGTGGGAATCGTAATAAAATGTTAGCTCGTTTTCAACACATTTCTGAATTTAAAGCCTTAGTCTTTTTCAATCAAACTGTTGATTTGAATAAGACTTATAGTTATTTCATTCATAATCATTACACGGGTGTTGCTAAACTAACTAGTGATCAAAATCAAAATAAACGTGAAAAAGCAATGAATGATTTTCGATTAGGACGAATTAAGTTACTTTTTACTACTGATGTCGCTGCACGTGGATTAGATGTACCCAAGTTGCCAGCAGTTGTTAACTATGACTTACCTGATCAAGCAATTGAATATATTCATCGAGTTGGTCGTACTGGTCGAATGGGTGAGAATGGTTTAGTTATAAATTTTGGTGATGATCATGATTTAAGAGATCTAAAAAACTTATTAAAAGGATATGATTATGATTTAAATCCAATTTATTTCTTTAAAAATAAAATAGTGGATGAAATTCCAGAATCATTTATTAAAGCAGAAAAAGAACGTAAGCAACGTGAAGCAATTAAACGACAAGAAAATAAAAAAAGTGCGCAAAATAAAGTTATTCCTAGTCCTAAAAAAGTTAATCGGACTAAACATATTGAATCTAATCCTTCTAAAAAGAGTAAAAAGAAAAACAAGCATACTAAGAATAAAGGGATGCGCAAAAAGTGGCGTAATTTAGATAGTAGAAACTCTAAATAA
- the pstC gene encoding phosphate ABC transporter permease subunit PstC, translating into MEIKKKLLMPSKETRQDRLGKGISYLSIGFIILLVTLILYFIISKGLSTFTTNNINILDFLTKQDWSPSSIGKDGKPEVGALPMIVTSFGVTIFSALLATPFAIAIGIYMSVIAPKRGRKFLQIIIEMLVGIPSVVYGFLGLTIIVPIVRNIFGGTGFGILSATLVLFVMVLPTITSLTVDSLNAVPKYLSDASLALGATRWQTIYKVILRSATPGILTAIIFGMARAFGEALAVQMVIGNATLMPKSLLTPSSTLTSQLTTGIGNTVMGTLGNNALWSLALVLLLMSLVFNIIVKMIGKRGNLK; encoded by the coding sequence ATGGAGATAAAGAAAAAACTATTAATGCCATCCAAAGAAACTAGGCAAGATAGATTAGGCAAAGGAATTAGTTATTTAAGCATTGGTTTTATTATTTTATTAGTTACATTAATTCTTTATTTCATAATTTCAAAGGGGTTATCTACATTTACTACTAATAATATTAATATTTTAGATTTTTTAACTAAGCAAGACTGGTCTCCATCATCGATTGGAAAAGATGGTAAACCTGAGGTTGGTGCTTTACCAATGATTGTGACATCTTTTGGGGTAACCATTTTTTCAGCATTATTAGCAACTCCATTTGCAATTGCAATCGGTATTTACATGTCAGTCATAGCTCCTAAAAGAGGTCGTAAATTTTTACAAATAATTATTGAAATGTTAGTTGGAATTCCATCAGTAGTTTATGGATTCTTAGGATTAACAATTATTGTACCAATTGTGAGAAATATTTTTGGCGGAACAGGTTTTGGTATTTTGTCAGCCACATTGGTTTTATTCGTAATGGTGTTACCAACAATCACTTCATTAACTGTTGACAGTTTGAATGCTGTTCCTAAGTACCTCTCCGATGCTTCTTTGGCATTAGGTGCTACTCGTTGGCAAACCATTTATAAAGTTATTTTAAGGTCAGCAACACCGGGAATTTTAACAGCTATTATCTTTGGAATGGCAAGAGCTTTTGGTGAAGCATTAGCAGTTCAAATGGTGATTGGAAATGCTACGCTAATGCCTAAAAGCCTATTGACTCCATCTTCAACATTAACTAGTCAGTTAACAACTGGAATTGGTAATACAGTAATGGGCACTCTCGGAAACAATGCACTATGGTCTTTGGCATTAGTATTGTTATTAATGTCACTAGTATTTAATATTATTGTCAAAATGATTGGAAAGCGAGGTAATCTAAAATAA
- a CDS encoding GH25 family lysozyme, whose translation MLTYISINIYHNQTKNNYAVKGVLVSQYDGYIDFVSLANDNQKFVYIRASQGSTYTDDNFYDNFSRSQGSGMQIGAYHVFSTQSNIKSQLTNFTNEVGSNYGSIPPLIMANNNLTNKQINSLSKFLYLVHHYYNSDIVVNTSENIFNKLLKNGKSYLSLFSLNKLSSSSFISISNNSSMNIDGSNVSLNQVAFNGNKKSWEHYLMKTRDQ comes from the coding sequence ATGCTTACTTACATTAGTATTAATATTTACCATAATCAAACTAAAAATAATTACGCAGTAAAGGGTGTTCTTGTCAGCCAATATGATGGTTATATTGATTTTGTATCTTTAGCTAATGATAATCAAAAATTTGTTTATATTAGGGCTAGTCAGGGATCTACATATACTGATGATAACTTTTATGATAATTTTAGTCGTAGTCAAGGATCAGGGATGCAAATAGGTGCCTATCATGTTTTTAGTACTCAAAGCAATATTAAAAGTCAATTAACCAATTTTACGAATGAAGTTGGCTCAAATTATGGTTCAATTCCTCCTTTAATAATGGCAAATAATAATTTAACCAATAAGCAAATTAATAGTCTATCTAAATTTTTGTACTTAGTTCATCATTATTATAATAGTGATATAGTCGTTAATACTAGTGAAAATATTTTTAATAAACTTTTAAAAAATGGCAAATCGTATCTTAGTCTATTCAGTTTAAATAAGCTATCTAGTTCGTCTTTTATATCAATTAGTAACAATAGTTCCATGAATATTGACGGTTCTAATGTATCATTGAATCAAGTTGCATTTAATGGTAATAAGAAAAGTTGGGAACATTATTTAATGAAAACACGTGATCAATAA
- the gntK gene encoding gluconokinase, with product MNYIIGVDIGTTSVKTLLYDTEGNVKGYSNNGYPLYQDTPDMAEEDPEEIFSAMISGLTSVLRKADLKHGTLKGVSFSCAMHSLILLDENHKPLTRAVTWADNRSVDYADQLKESGKAKELYERTGTPVHPMTPLTKIMWIRDHKKELYDKASWFVGIKEYILYKLFGELKEDYSIANATGMFNIFNMDWDEEALKLTGVSRDQLPELVDTTYQLKGLNKAYAKVIGIDENVPFVIGASDGPLANLGVDAINPGVVAVTIGTSGAVRVVTDKPKIDPKGRVFCYYLSPGKWVVGGPVNNGGIVFRWVKNQLCAPEKVTAEQLNMDPYDLLTKIAEQVPAGSDGLIFHPFLGGERAPIWDANARGSFFGLTRIHTRAHMIRAALEGIVYNLYTVSLALEEVVGAPTSIQATGGFARSGLWRQMLADIFEQDVNIPESFEGTALGAATLGMYSLGIIDDLADVKNFVGITNALKPKPENYEAYRELVPIYIRLSRQLQSEYKNIAEFQRKHDIAKNK from the coding sequence ATGAACTACATCATAGGTGTAGATATTGGTACTACCAGTGTTAAAACCCTATTATATGACACTGAAGGTAACGTTAAAGGTTACTCAAATAATGGATATCCTTTGTATCAAGATACCCCTGATATGGCCGAAGAAGATCCAGAAGAAATTTTCTCTGCTATGATTTCAGGTCTTACATCAGTTTTAAGAAAAGCTGACTTAAAACATGGTACTCTAAAAGGAGTATCATTTTCATGTGCAATGCACAGTTTAATTTTATTAGATGAAAACCATAAACCATTAACTCGTGCAGTTACTTGGGCAGATAATCGTTCCGTTGATTATGCTGATCAATTGAAAGAATCCGGTAAAGCAAAAGAACTATATGAAAGAACTGGTACCCCAGTTCATCCCATGACTCCATTAACTAAGATTATGTGGATTAGGGATCATAAAAAAGAATTATATGACAAAGCAAGTTGGTTTGTCGGAATTAAAGAATATATTTTATATAAACTATTTGGTGAATTAAAAGAAGACTACTCAATTGCTAATGCAACCGGTATGTTTAATATCTTCAATATGGACTGGGATGAAGAAGCCCTTAAACTAACTGGTGTTTCTAGAGACCAACTTCCTGAATTAGTTGATACAACTTATCAATTAAAAGGTTTAAATAAAGCATATGCTAAAGTAATTGGTATTGATGAAAATGTTCCTTTTGTCATTGGTGCTTCTGATGGTCCTCTAGCTAACCTAGGTGTTGATGCAATTAATCCTGGTGTAGTAGCTGTTACTATCGGTACTTCTGGTGCTGTGCGTGTTGTAACTGATAAACCTAAGATTGATCCTAAAGGCCGTGTATTCTGCTACTATCTATCACCTGGTAAATGGGTTGTTGGTGGTCCAGTTAATAATGGTGGGATTGTTTTCCGTTGGGTTAAAAACCAACTATGTGCTCCGGAAAAAGTTACTGCTGAGCAATTAAATATGGATCCTTACGATTTATTAACTAAAATTGCAGAACAAGTTCCTGCAGGTTCAGATGGATTGATTTTCCATCCATTCTTGGGTGGTGAAAGAGCACCTATCTGGGATGCGAATGCACGTGGATCTTTCTTTGGTCTCACTAGAATTCATACTAGAGCACATATGATTCGTGCTGCACTAGAAGGCATTGTATATAACTTATATACAGTAAGTTTAGCACTAGAAGAAGTTGTGGGTGCACCAACAAGCATTCAAGCAACTGGTGGATTTGCTCGTTCAGGATTATGGCGTCAAATGTTAGCCGATATCTTTGAACAAGACGTTAATATTCCAGAAAGTTTCGAAGGTACTGCCTTAGGTGCTGCAACTCTTGGAATGTACAGTTTAGGAATTATTGATGACTTAGCTGATGTTAAAAACTTTGTCGGTATTACTAATGCTCTTAAACCTAAGCCCGAAAATTATGAAGCATATCGTGAATTAGTTCCAATTTATATCCGCTTAAGTCGTCAATTACAAAGTGAATATAAAAATATTGCTGAATTTCAACGTAAGCATGATATTGCAAAAAACAAATAA